The Leptospira venezuelensis genome contains a region encoding:
- a CDS encoding patatin-like phospholipase family protein, producing MREKKKKVRTKSKSEGKNSRFGSIFSANQELFRDWNQEETSSFAGLFEYKSINSGTVLIASEKSSTWFYFLLEGKCEEFTKASSGEELMIRSLGPASHFGEAGFFHWKEGKFGVRTETDSKLLRISTKNWHKWEAENPETSKRWKERLETKRFFRMASYEPSHKELLGFISNLELLFHIDRRKIGELTPYLRWLYVPGGERLMLQGEPGNSLFVILSGRFRYSVSDDQGNITGEGEFAKGDIIGEMSLLTGEPRSASVYAVRSSQVIQISRNGFRKFISESPEALFHVTETIARRLGQKNKESSRFGRKVHTIALVPVTEGFPLRHFSNELSKSLKSFGSALPVNEEKLSKFLKDKKIHQKNGMRFGIPDILSWFGGLEKEYDNVVFEVAPSGDPLWTEASLRQADRILLLSEAGRPILKNSYSWNLIQGESLGETTKESVIYLEDSYNRWEELENTLHELPGQKLILRKDRAGEFDRIARRLESRSVGVALSGGGAKGFAHLGLLRSLTEAGIPIDLIGGTSSGSIMAGLFAMGYGFDESLRLIKEVWIEAKLTRDYTLPFVSILRGARYSRAIKEFFGNRKIETLLVPFLAVACDLTNSKPKVFEEGEVWKAIRASTSIPGIFPPFFTDGALYVDGGLWDNLPGSLVRRKGADVLISVDLGAGSQPNKDQTYGLLVESRFPGEGPSAIKLLGNQFMKKEDRYSFPHIGELFMRSMLLSSRNNLLKTKENSDIFVELPVRDFSTFDWDEYKRLYEIGYEHSQKSVKDWAKTIKDKVYSERKN from the coding sequence GTGAGAGAAAAAAAGAAAAAAGTCAGAACAAAAAGCAAATCCGAAGGAAAGAACAGTCGTTTTGGATCTATATTCTCGGCCAACCAGGAATTGTTCCGGGACTGGAACCAGGAAGAAACCTCATCGTTTGCGGGACTTTTCGAATATAAATCCATAAATTCGGGCACAGTTCTAATTGCTTCAGAAAAATCTTCCACCTGGTTCTATTTTCTCTTAGAGGGAAAATGTGAAGAATTTACCAAGGCTTCTTCTGGAGAGGAGTTGATGATCCGAAGTTTGGGACCTGCTTCACATTTTGGAGAGGCTGGGTTCTTCCATTGGAAAGAAGGGAAATTCGGAGTAAGAACCGAAACTGACTCCAAACTTTTGAGAATCAGCACTAAGAATTGGCATAAATGGGAAGCTGAAAATCCAGAAACTTCTAAACGTTGGAAGGAAAGATTAGAGACTAAAAGATTTTTCAGAATGGCGTCTTATGAACCTAGTCATAAGGAACTGTTAGGATTTATTTCTAATCTAGAATTATTATTTCACATAGACCGTAGAAAGATAGGGGAATTGACTCCGTATTTGAGATGGTTATATGTCCCGGGTGGAGAAAGACTTATGCTCCAGGGGGAGCCTGGAAATTCACTTTTTGTAATATTATCTGGAAGATTTAGATATAGTGTTTCCGACGACCAAGGAAATATCACTGGCGAAGGAGAATTTGCCAAAGGTGATATTATCGGAGAGATGTCACTACTTACCGGAGAGCCCCGTTCTGCTTCCGTATATGCAGTTCGTTCTTCTCAAGTAATTCAAATTTCCAGAAATGGTTTTAGAAAATTTATCTCCGAATCTCCTGAAGCTTTATTTCACGTGACTGAAACAATTGCCAGGAGGCTTGGACAAAAGAATAAGGAATCTTCCCGCTTTGGTAGAAAAGTTCATACTATTGCATTGGTCCCGGTTACAGAAGGATTTCCTCTCAGACATTTTTCAAACGAACTTTCTAAATCCTTAAAATCGTTCGGTTCTGCGCTTCCTGTTAACGAGGAAAAACTTTCTAAATTTTTAAAAGATAAGAAGATACATCAGAAAAATGGAATGCGTTTTGGGATTCCTGATATTCTTTCTTGGTTTGGAGGATTAGAGAAAGAATACGATAACGTAGTCTTTGAAGTAGCTCCTTCTGGAGATCCGCTTTGGACGGAAGCAAGTCTTAGACAGGCGGATCGTATCCTTCTTCTTAGCGAAGCAGGAAGACCAATATTAAAAAATTCTTATTCTTGGAATCTGATCCAAGGAGAAAGCCTGGGTGAAACCACAAAAGAATCTGTAATCTATTTGGAGGATTCTTATAATCGTTGGGAAGAATTGGAAAATACCCTACATGAATTGCCTGGCCAAAAACTTATCTTAAGAAAGGACAGGGCAGGAGAATTTGATCGTATCGCAAGAAGATTGGAGAGCAGGTCTGTTGGAGTTGCTCTTTCCGGTGGAGGAGCAAAGGGCTTCGCACATTTAGGATTACTCAGATCCTTAACGGAAGCAGGTATACCGATCGATCTGATCGGAGGTACAAGTTCAGGTTCGATCATGGCCGGACTATTTGCAATGGGGTATGGATTTGACGAATCTCTCCGGTTGATTAAAGAGGTTTGGATTGAAGCAAAACTTACCAGAGATTATACTCTTCCGTTTGTTTCCATTCTTAGAGGTGCCAGATATTCCAGGGCCATCAAAGAATTTTTTGGAAATAGAAAGATAGAAACTCTATTGGTTCCTTTTTTAGCAGTGGCTTGTGACCTTACGAATTCAAAGCCGAAAGTATTCGAAGAGGGAGAAGTTTGGAAAGCAATTAGAGCTAGTACTTCTATACCTGGAATTTTTCCTCCGTTTTTCACTGACGGTGCTTTGTATGTGGATGGAGGTCTTTGGGATAATCTTCCTGGTTCTTTAGTTAGAAGGAAGGGGGCAGATGTTTTGATCTCTGTGGACTTAGGAGCAGGCTCTCAACCGAATAAAGACCAAACTTATGGATTATTAGTTGAGTCCAGATTTCCTGGAGAAGGACCTTCTGCCATTAAACTTTTAGGAAATCAGTTTATGAAAAAGGAAGATAGATATTCTTTCCCTCATATAGGTGAGTTGTTTATGAGATCTATGTTATTATCCAGTCGAAATAATCTTCTTAAAACAAAAGAAAATTCTGATATATTCGTCGAATTGCCTGTGAGAGATTTTTCTACATTCGATTGGGATGAATACAAAAGATTATATGAGATAGGCTACGAACATTCTCAAAAATCCGTAAAGGACTGGGCCAAGACTATTAAAGATAAAGTATATTCAGAAAGGAAGAATTAG
- a CDS encoding HD family phosphohydrolase: MESKFKQYIVTDSATLAGRLSILRTKMTAELINLKDFFESTEIRDTPQFVDVLFYISDKTLELEHSKIREQLRMNPLILARFILNADLGYEGYKNTEIEDDLIFGILPEITSDLYLSKTFANGFLHLHMITDQFDLLHKINTAKYEINRLTRIGISLANEKDFDKLLREILYSAREICNADSGSLYLVEQDDIGFVRNLRFKISALSIDTEEFILPINKSSIAGYVAETGKVLNIQDVYDLPEDAEFFFNNNFDILSNYHTKSMLVVPMKGHRGDVVGVLQLINRKRNFSQKLTVEQMKGDEIQPFDDYSTQLVLGVAGQAAVAIQNNYLLREIETLFEGFVTASVNAIEARDPTTSGHSFRVAVLTVGLAETLDRVDFGKYKETKFSKEQLKEIRYASLLHDFGKVGVREKVLVKAKKLEDLEIGLIDWRFRYLKKDFESKLNLRKVEYLKKHGPTGYMDFEKAIEFEFSEECKRLTSMFQIISQSNEPSILEEANSQFLEEIAKMQYITTEGENVELISPYEFGFLTIKKGSLDFDERKEIESHVEHTFQFLSKIPWTNDLKMVPTIAHAHHEKLNGTGYPRGLSGEDIPIQSRIMTISDIFDALTDQDRPYKKAVPVDRALDILEMEAKENHLDGDLLKVFVESKVWEKLNHQGHIR; encoded by the coding sequence ATGGAATCCAAGTTTAAGCAATACATCGTAACGGATTCCGCGACTCTTGCTGGAAGACTTTCGATCCTCCGCACCAAGATGACGGCTGAGCTAATCAATCTGAAAGACTTTTTTGAGTCTACAGAGATTAGAGACACTCCTCAATTCGTAGACGTTTTATTTTATATCTCCGACAAAACATTAGAGTTGGAGCATAGTAAGATCAGGGAACAGTTAAGAATGAATCCTTTGATCCTGGCCAGGTTCATTTTGAACGCTGATCTAGGTTATGAAGGTTATAAAAATACCGAGATCGAAGATGATCTGATCTTTGGAATATTACCTGAGATTACATCCGACCTTTATCTTTCTAAAACATTTGCGAACGGGTTTTTGCATCTGCATATGATTACCGATCAGTTTGATCTATTGCATAAGATCAATACTGCAAAATACGAGATCAATCGACTGACTCGGATCGGTATCAGTTTAGCTAACGAAAAAGATTTCGATAAACTTCTCAGAGAGATCTTATACAGCGCACGAGAAATTTGTAATGCCGATTCAGGTTCCTTGTATCTTGTAGAGCAAGACGATATTGGATTTGTCAGAAATTTACGTTTTAAAATTTCTGCATTGAGTATCGATACAGAAGAGTTCATTCTTCCTATTAATAAATCCAGTATTGCAGGTTATGTTGCCGAGACCGGTAAGGTTCTGAACATACAAGATGTTTACGATTTACCGGAGGATGCCGAATTCTTCTTTAATAATAATTTCGATATATTATCGAATTATCATACAAAGTCCATGCTGGTTGTTCCTATGAAAGGTCATAGGGGAGATGTAGTAGGTGTTCTTCAGCTCATTAACCGCAAAAGGAATTTTAGCCAAAAATTAACTGTGGAACAAATGAAAGGAGATGAGATCCAGCCTTTCGACGATTATTCCACACAATTGGTTCTTGGAGTCGCAGGGCAAGCAGCTGTAGCAATCCAAAACAATTATCTATTAAGAGAGATTGAGACATTATTCGAAGGATTTGTGACCGCATCCGTAAACGCGATTGAAGCCAGGGATCCAACCACAAGTGGTCACTCTTTCAGAGTTGCTGTGTTGACAGTCGGACTTGCTGAAACATTGGATCGAGTGGATTTCGGAAAATATAAGGAAACTAAATTTTCCAAAGAACAGCTTAAAGAGATCCGATATGCTTCTTTACTTCATGATTTCGGAAAAGTTGGGGTTAGAGAAAAAGTTTTAGTAAAGGCCAAAAAACTAGAAGATCTGGAGATCGGTCTGATTGACTGGAGATTCCGCTACTTAAAGAAAGATTTCGAATCTAAATTGAACTTAAGAAAAGTAGAATATTTAAAAAAACATGGACCCACAGGGTACATGGATTTTGAAAAAGCGATAGAGTTCGAGTTTAGTGAAGAATGTAAAAGACTTACCTCTATGTTCCAGATTATCAGCCAAAGCAATGAGCCTTCTATTTTAGAAGAGGCGAATTCTCAATTTTTAGAAGAGATCGCAAAGATGCAATACATCACCACCGAGGGAGAAAATGTGGAACTGATCTCTCCTTATGAGTTTGGGTTTCTAACTATCAAAAAAGGTTCTCTCGATTTTGATGAAAGAAAAGAAATTGAGTCCCATGTAGAGCATACATTCCAGTTCCTGAGTAAGATCCCCTGGACAAATGATCTAAAAATGGTTCCAACCATTGCTCATGCCCACCATGAAAAATTAAATGGAACTGGATATCCCAGAGGTCTTTCTGGGGAAGATATTCCAATCCAATCTAGGATCATGACTATCTCGGACATATTTGACGCGTTAACAGATCAAGATAGACCTTATAAGAAAGCAGTTCCAGTAGATCGAGCCTTGGATATTTTAGAAATGGAAGCCAAGGAAAATCATTTAGATGGAGATCTATTAAAAGTATTCGTAGAATCTAAGGTCTGGGAAAAATTAAACCACCAAGGACATATTAGATAA
- the murD gene encoding UDP-N-acetylmuramoyl-L-alanine--D-glutamate ligase, translating to MKNFPTSLLGQRVLVLGGGVSGMAALRLLKERQANAVLCNSEALPNSDVTFVGEDVILADLLPIALIVKSPGISPSHPVISQANSLAIPVVSEVELARAFYSGKLIGVTGTDGKSTTTSLTTHLVSADFPGATAGGNIGLAFSDFCLKPVPLSVLELSSYQLEDSGPLELNVSVILNLASDHLERHKNLDNYFAAKTRIVDFSNSRHTLVTSSKLFKERIEKLGWSCKILIFGRESGNDAIISEEERTIKTANAVYDAKNFPLPGGHNLDNLAASILAAEAIGAKPEHIQNLIGTFKGLPHRFQHAGKAAGISFINDSKSTNLHSMLAGLSTWKDKKGIFLILGGRPKAEPLEPLKEFLASGIGWVLLIGEARQTWAPVISPILGSHLILADNLEEGFSQIKTAVRSGRARVSSVVFSPACASFDLYKNFEERGEHFLKLVSDWTREEP from the coding sequence ATGAAGAATTTTCCTACCTCCTTATTAGGCCAAAGAGTCCTGGTTCTCGGCGGGGGAGTTTCCGGCATGGCGGCTCTCCGACTCTTGAAAGAGAGACAGGCGAATGCTGTTCTTTGTAATTCGGAAGCCTTACCCAATTCTGATGTTACATTCGTAGGTGAAGATGTAATTTTAGCGGACCTTCTTCCAATCGCACTCATCGTAAAAAGTCCGGGCATTTCACCTTCTCATCCGGTAATTTCCCAAGCAAATTCTCTCGCAATTCCGGTAGTTTCCGAAGTAGAATTAGCGAGAGCGTTCTATTCCGGAAAATTGATTGGAGTCACAGGCACTGACGGAAAATCCACAACAACTTCTCTCACCACTCATCTAGTTTCTGCAGATTTTCCTGGAGCAACTGCAGGTGGAAATATCGGTTTGGCCTTCAGTGATTTTTGTCTAAAACCGGTTCCACTTTCAGTGTTGGAACTTTCAAGTTATCAGTTAGAAGATTCTGGCCCATTAGAACTTAACGTATCTGTAATATTAAACCTTGCCTCAGACCATTTAGAAAGGCATAAAAATTTAGATAATTATTTCGCAGCTAAGACTCGAATTGTAGATTTTTCTAATTCTCGTCATACACTTGTGACCAGTTCCAAACTTTTTAAAGAAAGGATCGAAAAGCTCGGATGGTCCTGCAAAATTTTGATCTTTGGCAGAGAATCGGGTAATGATGCGATCATTTCCGAAGAAGAAAGAACTATCAAAACAGCTAATGCAGTTTATGATGCTAAAAACTTTCCTCTTCCCGGGGGACACAATTTGGATAATTTGGCTGCTTCTATCCTAGCTGCCGAAGCGATCGGTGCAAAACCGGAACATATACAAAATTTAATCGGAACCTTTAAAGGCCTTCCTCATCGTTTCCAACATGCTGGTAAAGCGGCTGGTATTTCTTTTATCAATGATTCCAAGTCCACCAACCTTCACAGTATGCTTGCTGGTTTAAGCACTTGGAAGGATAAAAAGGGTATATTCCTGATCCTAGGAGGAAGACCAAAAGCAGAACCTCTGGAGCCGCTGAAAGAATTTTTAGCTTCAGGTATCGGTTGGGTTTTATTAATAGGAGAAGCAAGACAAACCTGGGCACCGGTGATTTCCCCTATTTTAGGTTCTCATCTGATCTTAGCGGACAATTTGGAAGAAGGTTTTTCCCAAATCAAAACGGCAGTTCGTTCTGGTAGAGCAAGGGTTTCGTCAGTAGTATTTTCTCCTGCATGTGCAAGCTTCGATCTATATAAGAATTTTGAGGAAAGAGGAGAACATTTTTTAAAATTAGTTTCCGATTGGACTAGAGAAGAACCTTAA
- a CDS encoding STAS domain-containing protein, producing MLDHKVQDGVLIVYLKGRLDVSIANEVEENLNDLIDNQGHTKVILNMQDVDYMSSSGFRACISTLRKLNAKEGGLKICGIKPAVKRIFDVIELTSLFDIRETEDEALRTFRA from the coding sequence TTGCTCGATCACAAGGTACAGGACGGAGTTCTAATAGTTTACCTCAAGGGACGTTTGGACGTTTCTATCGCAAACGAGGTGGAAGAAAATCTGAACGATCTAATCGATAACCAAGGACATACCAAGGTTATTCTGAACATGCAAGACGTAGACTATATGTCTTCCTCCGGATTCAGGGCTTGCATATCTACACTCAGAAAATTGAACGCAAAAGAAGGCGGTCTCAAAATCTGCGGGATCAAACCGGCAGTAAAAAGAATTTTCGACGTGATCGAACTTACCTCTCTATTTGATATCCGCGAAACTGAGGACGAGGCGCTTCGAACCTTTCGTGCATAA
- a CDS encoding indole-3-glycerol-phosphate synthase (involved in tryptophan biosynthesis; amino acid biosynthesis; converts 1-(2-carboxyphenylamino)-1-deoxy-D-ribulose 5-phosphate to C(1)-(3-indolyl)-glycerol 3-phosphat) has protein sequence MMALHRVLQEIVEEKKREIETIPEYKPSPYSGVGLWQSLRSRKFSIISECKKMSPSSGIIRQEYDAVTIAKTYSECGATAISVLTDKKFFGGSLEDLKNVSSQVNIPILRKDFIIDAKQVAEAREYGAAAILLIVRILTPEKLAELIKEAKRFNMDVLTEIHTEEEATIAAKAGANIVGINTRDLDDFSIHQELVPKVASKLSPNIVKVGESGVKSKADLDEFRSHVDAALIGTYFMEKADIRKAWLELF, from the coding sequence ATGATGGCATTACATCGGGTTCTCCAAGAAATCGTAGAAGAAAAAAAAAGGGAAATCGAAACGATTCCCGAATACAAACCTTCTCCATATTCCGGAGTAGGTTTGTGGCAATCACTGCGCTCTCGCAAATTTTCAATCATCTCTGAATGTAAAAAGATGAGTCCTTCTTCCGGAATCATCCGGCAAGAATATGATGCCGTCACTATTGCAAAAACTTATTCAGAATGTGGCGCCACTGCTATCTCAGTTCTTACGGATAAGAAATTTTTTGGCGGATCCCTTGAAGATCTCAAAAATGTTTCTTCTCAGGTGAATATACCTATATTAAGAAAAGATTTTATAATAGATGCAAAACAAGTGGCAGAAGCTCGTGAATATGGAGCGGCTGCAATCTTACTCATAGTCCGTATCCTCACACCTGAAAAACTCGCTGAACTTATTAAAGAAGCCAAAAGGTTTAATATGGATGTTCTCACTGAGATCCATACGGAAGAAGAAGCAACCATCGCAGCTAAAGCGGGTGCAAACATCGTTGGGATCAATACCCGTGACCTGGATGATTTTAGCATCCACCAGGAGCTTGTTCCTAAGGTAGCTTCTAAACTTTCTCCCAATATCGTAAAAGTTGGGGAATCTGGGGTTAAGAGCAAGGCGGACTTGGATGAATTTCGTTCTCATGTGGATGCGGCTCTTATCGGGACTTACTTCATGGAAAAGGCTGATATCCGTAAAGCTTGGCTGGAATTATTTTAA
- a CDS encoding TMEM43 family protein has product MAFEESGEGSSIFGSIGDSFKGMLAGVVLFPLSLYLIFQVETCEQASAALKGALPASQAKAGVASYVTGKLSADTLGGEFVKPGKYISYSQSSEVYAWKETSKEDSKTKKTIYDCELDWISSPKNPKNFKDPACKSKPFYKATVDDKSSVASDAKVKTDDGKTYSVNLSKVDLTSAVPSVSPGSGELSKGIAEGDHIYLSQKCASDQTEGCERISVSLVPVPEESMTFVGSVSGSSIGEFTSEEGNKFLNASVGDYQTTMKDIQSDDNTTKWLMRLGCFIAMWVSFNLLAGPLLSLLSFVPFVGELGKAALSVVFGVVAFVITAITILLVKFWYIWLILGLAAISYAIYKKKAATA; this is encoded by the coding sequence ATGGCGTTTGAAGAATCAGGGGAAGGTTCGAGCATATTCGGATCGATTGGTGACTCATTCAAAGGAATGTTGGCTGGGGTAGTTTTATTCCCTCTTTCCTTATATTTGATATTTCAAGTGGAAACTTGCGAGCAAGCGAGTGCGGCTCTCAAAGGTGCACTGCCTGCGTCCCAAGCAAAAGCTGGGGTTGCATCTTACGTAACAGGTAAACTGAGCGCTGATACATTGGGTGGCGAGTTCGTAAAACCAGGAAAATATATTTCCTATTCTCAATCTTCCGAAGTATATGCCTGGAAAGAAACAAGCAAAGAAGATTCTAAAACCAAAAAAACGATCTACGATTGCGAATTGGATTGGATCTCTTCTCCTAAAAATCCTAAAAATTTCAAAGATCCTGCCTGTAAGTCTAAACCTTTCTATAAAGCTACTGTGGATGATAAAAGTTCCGTTGCTTCCGATGCGAAGGTGAAAACGGACGATGGAAAAACTTATAGTGTAAATTTAAGCAAAGTGGATCTAACTTCTGCTGTACCCTCTGTGAGTCCTGGCTCAGGAGAATTATCCAAGGGAATTGCTGAAGGAGATCACATCTACTTGTCTCAAAAATGTGCGAGTGATCAAACAGAAGGTTGCGAGAGGATCAGTGTATCTCTGGTTCCTGTTCCTGAAGAAAGTATGACTTTTGTTGGATCAGTGAGCGGAAGCTCGATTGGTGAATTCACAAGCGAAGAGGGTAATAAATTTCTAAACGCTTCCGTGGGCGATTACCAAACCACTATGAAAGATATCCAAAGCGACGATAATACAACTAAATGGTTGATGAGACTGGGATGTTTTATTGCGATGTGGGTGAGTTTTAATCTTCTCGCAGGACCATTACTTTCTCTTTTAAGTTTTGTTCCATTTGTAGGCGAATTAGGAAAAGCTGCGCTTTCTGTTGTGTTTGGAGTTGTAGCATTCGTGATTACCGCTATTACCATTCTTCTCGTGAAGTTCTGGTATATCTGGCTGATATTGGGTCTTGCCGCAATCAGTTATGCTATCTATAAGAAGAAGGCAGCAACAGCTTAG